The Candidatus Thorarchaeota archaeon genome has a segment encoding these proteins:
- a CDS encoding transcription initiation factor IIB, translating to MEGSQSNAERDLPEGSSIQQIVCPECGSTQVVEDLARGERICAGCGLVLSDHRIDTGAEWRAFSAEEADARSRVGAPMRYTIHDKGLSTMIDWRDRDTSGRKLSPSRRSEIYRLRKWQIRSRVHGSIDRNLAQAMSELERLASQLSLPKSIRELAAVLYRKSIIKKLVRGRSIEAMVAATLYAACRIRQKPRPLDEVADASRVDKKKLGQCYRLLLRSLKVKIPLSNPIDYIPRFASDLSLSSPVQIRTVEILRKSREMGLTIGRDPLGLAAAAIYVASILLDERRTQREIAEVARVTEVTVRNRYKEIVRVLRIDSVDTLN from the coding sequence GTGGAAGGTTCGCAGAGCAATGCAGAACGGGATTTACCAGAGGGGAGTAGTATACAACAGATTGTATGTCCCGAATGTGGGTCAACTCAGGTCGTAGAAGACCTTGCACGTGGTGAACGCATCTGTGCGGGATGCGGGCTGGTCCTATCAGATCACAGGATTGATACAGGCGCAGAATGGAGGGCATTCAGTGCAGAAGAGGCTGATGCACGAAGTCGTGTGGGAGCACCAATGCGCTACACGATCCATGACAAGGGCCTCTCGACAATGATTGATTGGCGAGATCGGGATACTTCAGGGCGAAAGCTGAGTCCCTCACGCAGGTCCGAGATCTATCGATTACGAAAGTGGCAGATCCGTTCACGGGTGCATGGATCAATCGACAGAAATCTTGCACAGGCCATGTCAGAACTTGAGAGACTGGCATCCCAGCTGTCCCTGCCAAAATCCATCCGAGAACTTGCAGCAGTGCTCTACCGCAAGTCAATAATCAAGAAATTAGTACGGGGACGATCAATAGAGGCGATGGTCGCCGCAACACTCTATGCAGCATGCAGGATTCGACAAAAGCCCCGACCTCTTGACGAGGTGGCTGATGCGTCACGAGTCGATAAGAAAAAATTGGGGCAATGTTATAGACTGCTCTTACGAAGCCTCAAGGTCAAGATACCACTTTCCAATCCAATTGACTACATCCCCCGATTTGCATCCGATCTATCACTCTCCAGTCCTGTACAGATAAGAACTGTAGAAATACTACGAAAGAGCAGAGAGATGGGTCTCACGATAGGCAGAGATCCGCTAGGTCTTGCAGCGGCAGCGATCTATGTGGCATCAATTCTATTGGATGAGCGCAGAACACAACGCGAAATCGCTGAAGTCGCACGAGTAACAGAGGTAACCGTCAGAAATCGATACAAAGAGATAGTACGAGTTCTCCGTATCGATTCCGTAGATACACTGAACTAG
- a CDS encoding roadblock/LC7 domain-containing protein, with protein sequence MSSKTEKLTELLEDLSRASQGNVQASLIISKSQGLTICSHYPDGKPGSDVPDEDIIAGRTTQIDMSTRKVFKQLKRGELVRMLVEGEKGYIIICNAGEDALLCTLTSKKVNLGYMFFMMTRVANKIASIL encoded by the coding sequence TTGTCCAGTAAGACAGAGAAGCTTACCGAGCTGCTTGAGGACCTGAGCAGAGCCTCCCAAGGAAATGTTCAGGCCAGTTTAATCATATCGAAGTCACAGGGACTAACAATCTGTTCCCATTACCCCGATGGAAAACCGGGTAGTGATGTTCCAGATGAGGATATCATTGCAGGAAGGACGACTCAGATCGACATGTCCACACGCAAGGTATTCAAACAGCTGAAGCGTGGCGAGTTGGTCAGAATGCTTGTGGAGGGCGAGAAGGGGTACATTATCATCTGTAATGCGGGAGAAGATGCATTGCTCTGCACGCTCACAAGTAAGAAGGTCAACCTTGGGTACATGTTCTTCATGATGACTCGTGTAGCAAACAAGATCGCATCTATCCTGTGA
- a CDS encoding translation initiation factor, with amino-acid sequence MSDEDGICPNCGLPKDLCVCETIAQEEARITVTVERRKWGRLTTVVSGFDKNIDLNDMATKLKSKLACGGAAKRGHVELQGDHRGVIKDVLSKLGFPEESIHIDWSFKRSGRR; translated from the coding sequence CTGTCAGACGAAGACGGAATATGTCCAAATTGTGGTCTCCCCAAAGACCTCTGTGTCTGCGAGACCATCGCACAAGAAGAGGCGCGAATAACAGTCACCGTTGAACGACGCAAATGGGGTCGGCTCACAACGGTTGTTTCTGGTTTTGACAAGAATATCGATCTCAACGATATGGCGACCAAGCTCAAAAGTAAGCTTGCCTGTGGTGGCGCTGCAAAGCGCGGGCATGTAGAGCTTCAGGGCGACCATCGTGGTGTGATCAAGGATGTCTTGAGTAAACTGGGGTTCCCTGAAGAGTCCATCCACATCGATTGGTCGTTCAAAAGATCCGGTCGAAGGTAA
- a CDS encoding DNA-directed RNA polymerase subunit P, protein MTYICHFCHAEVQKEDLKQLPGVKCPHCGGRILYKIRPPVVKRVKGV, encoded by the coding sequence ATGACGTATATCTGTCACTTCTGTCACGCTGAAGTTCAAAAAGAGGATCTAAAGCAGCTCCCTGGTGTCAAGTGCCCTCATTGTGGTGGGAGAATCCTCTACAAGATCCGACCCCCTGTCGTCAAGAGAGTCAAGGGTGTATAA
- a CDS encoding DUF211 domain-containing protein encodes MPHGIRRIVLDVLKPHTPRITDLALMISRDERVNGINLSLKEVDQNTESISVTIEGDDLDFESIKEILEQAGAVIHSIDQVVAGKRFVEEVTLQPENS; translated from the coding sequence TTGCCACACGGCATCCGTAGAATAGTTTTGGACGTTTTGAAACCGCACACACCACGAATCACCGACCTTGCGTTGATGATCTCGCGGGATGAGCGGGTGAACGGTATTAATCTCTCTCTCAAAGAGGTTGATCAGAATACAGAGTCAATTTCGGTGACAATTGAGGGTGATGACCTCGACTTTGAATCGATCAAGGAGATTCTTGAGCAAGCAGGTGCTGTCATCCATTCAATTGATCAAGTAGTCGCTGGAAAGCGATTCGTGGAAGAGGTCACTCTTCAACCAGAGAATAGCTGA
- a CDS encoding CoB--CoM heterodisulfide reductase iron-sulfur subunit A family protein: protein MPEPRIGIFICHCGSNIAGVVDIGRVLDEVKNLPNVVHVEDYKYLCSRPGQQIIKDRINEMRLDRVVIGSCSPRMHELTFRQTMREGNLNPFLLEIANLREQNSWIHQEHPEAATEKAIDLIRMAVARARLLEPLEETEVAIEKSSLVIGGGIAGISAALDMADAGFKVYIVEKEPSIGGKMARWDKTFPTLDCASCILTPRMAETGSHPNIELLTMAEVDQVEGFVGNFEVTIKQRPRYVDIDKCTSCGDCSDVCPVDVPAEFDANLTYRKAIYIPFAQAVPSAYLLDMDNCLGVDAVRCGKCKEACGAEAINYDDQEKTIKIKVGTIIVATGFDLFDATKKEEYGYGEFPNVVNIGEVERMLSSAGPTQGHVVRPSDLKEPKRIVYVQCVGSRDERTNRYCSRVCCMTAIKQARMIRDKLGAEIYIFYIDLRTFGKGYEEFYESTAAAGVNFIRGRVGEILQDDETHSLTVRGEDTLLGKPVNLDDVDLVVLSTGVVPPESAKKVRHILNLSQSPDGFLLEAHPKLRPVDSFNDGIFVAGMAQGPKDIPDTVAQAKAAAAGAMALMGKGKISIEPYYSIVDENKCSGCRVCVSVCPYNAITINEREKANVNPALCKGCGTCTATCPSGAITSQHYTDGQILAMINEYLSGTIGAPQE from the coding sequence ATGCCTGAACCACGAATTGGAATTTTCATTTGTCATTGTGGTAGTAATATCGCAGGTGTCGTGGATATAGGCCGAGTACTAGATGAGGTGAAGAATCTTCCAAATGTCGTGCATGTGGAGGATTACAAGTATCTCTGTTCCAGACCCGGCCAGCAGATCATCAAGGATAGAATCAATGAGATGCGTCTCGATCGAGTGGTCATTGGTTCCTGTTCTCCGCGGATGCATGAACTGACCTTTCGACAGACCATGCGAGAGGGTAATCTAAATCCGTTCCTTCTTGAGATTGCTAATCTACGTGAACAGAACAGCTGGATTCATCAGGAACACCCCGAGGCCGCTACCGAGAAGGCTATCGATCTCATCCGTATGGCAGTCGCGCGCGCAAGATTATTGGAGCCACTTGAAGAAACCGAAGTGGCCATTGAGAAATCCTCTCTGGTCATTGGTGGCGGGATCGCAGGTATTTCAGCCGCCCTTGACATGGCCGATGCGGGATTCAAAGTATACATTGTCGAAAAGGAGCCCAGCATTGGCGGAAAGATGGCCCGCTGGGACAAGACCTTCCCCACACTTGATTGTGCCTCCTGTATTCTGACCCCGCGAATGGCGGAGACCGGGTCTCATCCAAACATCGAGCTCTTGACGATGGCCGAGGTCGATCAGGTGGAGGGCTTCGTTGGTAACTTTGAGGTGACCATCAAACAGCGACCACGTTATGTTGACATTGACAAGTGTACCAGTTGCGGTGACTGTTCTGATGTCTGCCCTGTTGATGTTCCCGCAGAGTTCGATGCAAATCTGACATATCGTAAGGCGATCTATATTCCCTTTGCGCAGGCAGTTCCCTCAGCCTACCTCTTGGACATGGACAACTGTCTTGGTGTTGATGCGGTACGCTGTGGCAAATGTAAGGAGGCCTGCGGTGCAGAGGCTATCAATTATGACGATCAAGAGAAGACGATCAAGATCAAAGTCGGTACCATTATTGTAGCAACGGGCTTTGACCTCTTTGACGCCACAAAGAAAGAAGAGTACGGGTACGGCGAGTTTCCGAATGTGGTCAATATCGGCGAAGTGGAACGCATGCTCAGTTCAGCCGGACCGACACAAGGACATGTGGTCCGCCCCTCTGATCTGAAAGAGCCGAAACGTATCGTCTATGTCCAGTGTGTTGGCAGTCGGGATGAGCGTACGAACCGGTATTGTTCGCGTGTCTGTTGTATGACTGCAATCAAGCAGGCTCGAATGATCCGTGACAAGTTGGGTGCGGAGATCTACATCTTCTATATTGACCTTCGAACCTTCGGAAAGGGTTACGAGGAGTTCTATGAGTCAACAGCAGCGGCCGGTGTCAATTTCATTCGTGGCCGTGTTGGAGAGATCCTGCAAGATGACGAGACTCATAGTCTGACTGTGAGGGGTGAGGACACGCTTCTCGGGAAACCCGTCAATCTGGATGACGTGGATCTTGTTGTTCTGTCTACCGGGGTCGTGCCTCCAGAGTCGGCAAAGAAGGTCCGTCATATTCTCAATCTTAGTCAGTCCCCTGATGGGTTCTTGCTTGAGGCGCATCCAAAGCTTCGCCCTGTTGATAGTTTTAATGATGGTATCTTTGTTGCAGGCATGGCTCAGGGTCCAAAGGATATTCCCGATACTGTCGCTCAGGCCAAGGCTGCGGCAGCAGGTGCGATGGCACTAATGGGCAAGGGTAAGATCAGTATTGAGCCATACTATTCCATTGTTGACGAGAACAAGTGCTCTGGCTGCAGGGTCTGCGTCTCCGTCTGTCCCTACAATGCAATTACGATCAACGAACGCGAGAAGGCGAATGTCAATCCTGCGCTCTGCAAGGGCTGTGGAACCTGTACTGCGACCTGCCCTAGTGGAGCTATCACATCGCAGCACTATACCGATGGCCAGATTCTTGCAATGATCAACGAGTATCTGTCCGGAACGATCGGGGCGCCACAGGAATAG
- the map gene encoding type II methionyl aminopeptidase, with amino-acid sequence MSDKKPTPDKETKENDENEDPLDKWRRAGVVAREALDIARPMIKPGTKVIDIVEAVEGYILEHADGTSFPCNVSINNIAAHYTSPLNDETVIQEGDLVTVDCGAHIDGYISDTAFTKALNPEHESLVKAAQEATTVAIELMRPGAKLNTIGALIEDTIRSAGFEPIKQLTGHQLERWVLHSDKQVPCVSGKAEVKVEAGEFYAVETFASTGSGNISDLPNPVIYQLLPIRVPVRFKGSKQFLGIARREYKEFPFAERWLAKRMKHAALKMAIRELQQNGALISHHILAEEKGELVAQHEHTIIITEDGHEQTT; translated from the coding sequence TTGTCAGACAAAAAACCAACCCCCGACAAAGAGACCAAAGAGAATGATGAGAATGAAGACCCACTAGATAAATGGCGTCGCGCGGGCGTGGTGGCAAGAGAAGCACTTGATATTGCTCGCCCCATGATCAAGCCCGGTACCAAAGTGATCGACATTGTCGAGGCTGTGGAGGGATATATTCTAGAACATGCGGACGGCACGTCATTCCCTTGCAACGTGTCGATCAACAATATTGCAGCACACTACACCTCACCCCTGAATGATGAAACGGTCATCCAAGAGGGAGATCTTGTCACTGTCGATTGTGGTGCACATATTGATGGGTATATCTCTGACACCGCATTCACTAAAGCCCTTAACCCGGAACATGAGAGCCTGGTCAAGGCGGCCCAAGAGGCTACGACAGTAGCTATCGAGTTAATGAGGCCGGGAGCAAAACTCAACACGATTGGTGCACTCATAGAAGACACGATCCGAAGCGCAGGATTTGAACCCATCAAACAATTGACGGGACACCAACTTGAACGCTGGGTTCTACACAGTGATAAACAAGTACCTTGTGTATCGGGGAAGGCGGAGGTCAAGGTAGAGGCGGGTGAGTTCTATGCCGTTGAGACCTTTGCAAGTACGGGCTCTGGAAACATCAGTGATCTGCCCAACCCGGTGATCTATCAACTTCTCCCAATACGAGTGCCTGTCCGCTTCAAGGGGTCAAAACAATTTCTTGGGATCGCTCGACGCGAATACAAAGAGTTCCCATTTGCCGAACGATGGTTGGCCAAGCGTATGAAACATGCCGCGTTGAAGATGGCGATCAGAGAACTACAACAGAACGGGGCCCTCATCTCGCATCATATCCTAGCAGAGGAAAAGGGAGAACTTGTGGCTCAGCACGAACACACCATAATCATCACAGAAGACGGCCACGAACAGACCACCTAG
- a CDS encoding molybdenum cofactor guanylyltransferase yields the protein MTEPQLTVAILAGGDSTRFTTDKALAQFRGRPLLQHMLAIAHQVSSNVIVVVSSEDQADRFRPLVGSVKIVSDPEGTEKCALTGALTAFEYVGSPFTLLLPVDTPLANVPLLKALYDLRGTHSAIVPSWPEGYVEPLHAVYRTETAYARGLGIFEQGDRKMQALLDVLPNVLYISTLVLKEFDPDLRTFANINTEQDLRRLERHRGRAS from the coding sequence ATGACCGAACCGCAACTGACAGTGGCAATTCTTGCTGGAGGCGATTCCACTCGCTTTACTACTGATAAGGCTCTGGCTCAGTTTCGTGGACGCCCCCTACTCCAGCATATGTTGGCTATTGCCCATCAAGTATCGTCTAATGTCATAGTTGTGGTCTCGAGCGAGGATCAGGCGGACCGATTCAGACCACTGGTGGGTTCGGTCAAGATAGTCTCCGACCCTGAGGGCACTGAGAAGTGTGCACTCACAGGGGCCTTGACCGCATTCGAGTATGTTGGTTCCCCGTTTACGCTCCTGCTTCCTGTAGACACGCCCTTGGCAAACGTGCCTCTTCTGAAGGCACTGTACGATCTTAGGGGCACGCATAGTGCTATTGTCCCCTCTTGGCCTGAGGGCTATGTTGAGCCTCTCCATGCGGTCTATCGTACAGAGACCGCCTATGCACGGGGTCTCGGCATCTTTGAACAGGGCGACCGGAAGATGCAGGCCCTTCTCGATGTCCTGCCTAATGTGCTCTACATATCCACACTGGTCCTCAAAGAATTTGATCCCGACTTGAGAACCTTTGCTAATATCAATACCGAACAAGATCTCAGGCGCCTTGAGAGGCATCGCGGCCGTGCAAGTTAG
- a CDS encoding isoprenylcysteine carboxylmethyltransferase family protein, translating to MIDLQIIGPVTGILTTVDVITHIYLDIKKIRRQKNAGLKEPNEDLPRNVLWIVTITTLLSFLLVLVISVAWLQHNMTLLLLVLIVSYDSPMWLWIVGFALLESGIFLHLWSRAVRGAGASSWLMPKDHRLVTRGPYSQVRHPSYLSYWLSFAGLFLMFPSLVTAILLTGIPAYYQIAIVEERGLLHHFGDTYREYMNRTGRFLPRIRSRNDQNGASN from the coding sequence ATGATAGATCTTCAGATCATTGGCCCAGTAACGGGCATACTTACAACGGTGGATGTCATCACGCATATCTATCTTGATATTAAAAAAATCAGGCGACAGAAGAACGCCGGATTAAAAGAACCAAATGAGGACCTTCCACGAAACGTACTTTGGATCGTGACAATCACTACACTGCTCTCATTTCTATTGGTCCTGGTCATATCCGTCGCATGGCTACAGCACAATATGACGCTATTATTACTCGTACTCATAGTATCATATGATTCTCCCATGTGGCTCTGGATTGTCGGTTTTGCATTGTTGGAGAGCGGCATCTTTCTCCATCTATGGTCACGAGCCGTTCGCGGAGCAGGGGCTAGCTCGTGGCTAATGCCTAAAGATCACAGGCTTGTCACAAGGGGGCCGTATTCGCAGGTCAGGCATCCCTCATACCTATCATATTGGTTGAGTTTTGCGGGGCTGTTTCTGATGTTCCCCTCACTCGTGACGGCGATACTACTCACTGGGATCCCTGCATACTATCAGATCGCTATTGTTGAGGAGAGAGGCCTCTTGCACCACTTTGGAGATACATACCGCGAATATATGAACAGAACAGGACGATTTCTTCCGCGCATAAGAAGCAGGAACGATCAGAACGGGGCCTCAAACTAG
- a CDS encoding geranylgeranylglyceryl/heptaprenylglyceryl phosphate synthase: MSEKVWKYIRDKIDTEGALHFTLLDPDPLQMSTDTVVKLAQLSEQAGTDAIMIGGSTIFGVIDEAVKAISEAIDIPTILFPGNITGVSEYADAMFFMSLLNSTNPYWIVGAQSLAAARVKMSGLEAIPMAYLLIAPGKTAAWVGDAKPFPRDKPKLVLMYALAAELMGFKLVYLEAGSGAEGGGVPIQIISTVSQFSDIPIITGGGFNDAQSVTNAVEAGAHIVVQGTYVEKQAIRDNGTGLTKIVKALKETGAKRV; encoded by the coding sequence ATGTCCGAAAAAGTCTGGAAGTATATTAGGGACAAGATAGACACCGAAGGTGCACTTCATTTTACCCTACTCGATCCCGATCCATTACAGATGTCCACTGACACGGTAGTCAAACTGGCCCAGCTCTCGGAGCAGGCAGGGACTGACGCAATCATGATAGGGGGAAGCACCATCTTTGGAGTCATCGACGAGGCCGTCAAGGCAATCTCAGAGGCGATTGATATCCCGACCATTCTTTTTCCGGGCAATATCACTGGGGTCTCCGAGTATGCTGATGCCATGTTCTTCATGAGCCTTCTCAACAGCACAAACCCATACTGGATCGTCGGTGCGCAGTCACTTGCAGCGGCCCGTGTCAAGATGTCAGGTCTTGAGGCGATCCCGATGGCATACTTGCTCATCGCACCGGGGAAGACGGCTGCATGGGTCGGCGATGCCAAACCATTTCCACGAGATAAACCCAAGCTGGTACTAATGTACGCACTTGCTGCCGAGCTCATGGGATTCAAGCTTGTCTATCTGGAGGCAGGGAGCGGTGCGGAAGGCGGAGGAGTACCAATTCAGATCATCTCGACCGTCTCCCAGTTCTCTGACATCCCGATCATCACAGGTGGCGGATTCAATGATGCTCAGTCCGTGACAAATGCGGTCGAGGCAGGAGCTCATATTGTGGTGCAAGGGACGTATGTGGAGAAACAGGCAATAAGAGATAATGGTACAGGTCTCACCAAAATAGTCAAAGCACTAAAGGAGACTGGCGCCAAGAGAGTTTAA
- a CDS encoding B12-binding domain-containing radical SAM protein, protein MTDHRILIVDALSAGSGKRITSRDAIGCGPRSIAGILEERGYQCRIKRVEDILHGKARLREFEHVAISAMSMDRPAISKVIRSWRRHHRGRVLLGGPIASGGKSVLTDLRSDAIVIGEGEATLSELLDKGFFEGECDLADIRGVGYMADKTPTITEPRPLLTPEEMDRFRPSIQRVMDYPAYQASRVYVEVIRGCSNFRRPTIPLPDGRACTDCGNCDSPDYKARIYCPEDIPPGCGFCSVPATWGAPRSRKQSTIVEEVRDLLDLEVHRIVLEAPDFLDYERGPYPLTDPCSPTANIDAIKELLADITALPQFEEGTAHLAIENMKACLFTEEVAQAITQYAHDTSPNIGLESGSSEHIEKIGKSGTPTDVLNAVRVAHKFNMSPFVYLIYGLPGETSETVEESIRLMMKLSKAGAERIILYGFQPLPGSAFADFPPASFNDPLGKRLRDAAEKINRGKKDRYLNTTIKGIAAEPSLTHRGYTMVYPLSEGPIMTVPGGYSAGTLLTVKITKVLSAGLLLGRVVH, encoded by the coding sequence ATGACAGACCACCGGATATTGATCGTTGATGCATTGAGTGCAGGAAGTGGTAAACGAATCACATCACGTGATGCCATTGGTTGTGGTCCCAGATCAATAGCTGGTATCTTGGAGGAGAGAGGATATCAGTGCAGGATCAAGAGAGTGGAAGATATCCTCCATGGAAAGGCACGCCTTCGTGAATTCGAACATGTGGCAATAAGTGCAATGAGCATGGACCGACCAGCAATATCCAAGGTCATCCGTTCTTGGAGAAGACATCATAGAGGGCGCGTTCTTCTCGGTGGGCCTATTGCCTCAGGAGGTAAGTCAGTCCTAACCGATCTCAGGTCTGATGCGATCGTGATTGGGGAAGGGGAGGCCACCCTGTCAGAACTGCTGGACAAGGGATTCTTCGAGGGAGAATGTGACCTTGCAGATATCAGAGGGGTTGGGTATATGGCCGATAAGACCCCGACCATTACCGAGCCACGCCCTCTGCTAACACCTGAAGAGATGGATCGCTTCAGACCCTCCATCCAACGAGTGATGGACTATCCGGCATATCAGGCAAGTAGAGTGTACGTGGAAGTCATTCGCGGTTGCTCGAATTTTCGAAGACCCACAATTCCACTGCCGGATGGAAGGGCATGCACCGACTGCGGAAACTGTGACTCACCAGACTATAAGGCGCGGATCTATTGCCCAGAGGACATTCCACCGGGTTGTGGCTTCTGCAGCGTCCCAGCAACATGGGGAGCACCTCGTTCACGAAAACAGAGCACAATAGTTGAGGAGGTACGAGACCTTCTGGACCTAGAGGTGCACAGGATCGTCTTGGAGGCACCCGACTTTCTTGATTATGAGAGAGGACCGTATCCACTCACAGATCCATGTAGTCCTACAGCAAATATCGATGCGATCAAGGAACTACTTGCAGACATCACTGCCTTGCCACAATTCGAGGAGGGAACTGCCCATCTCGCGATAGAGAATATGAAGGCCTGCCTCTTTACGGAAGAGGTTGCACAGGCCATCACACAATATGCTCACGATACCTCTCCAAACATAGGTCTCGAATCAGGCTCCTCAGAGCATATAGAAAAGATAGGTAAGAGCGGAACCCCCACTGATGTGCTCAATGCCGTGCGAGTGGCTCACAAATTCAACATGAGCCCATTTGTATATCTGATATATGGACTGCCCGGGGAGACCTCCGAAACCGTTGAGGAATCGATCAGACTAATGATGAAACTCAGTAAGGCGGGTGCAGAGAGAATAATACTCTACGGGTTCCAACCACTCCCGGGCTCCGCGTTTGCAGACTTCCCACCTGCCTCGTTCAATGATCCGTTAGGAAAACGATTACGAGATGCAGCCGAGAAGATCAATCGCGGAAAGAAAGATCGGTATCTGAATACAACCATCAAGGGGATTGCCGCCGAACCCTCTCTGACCCATAGAGGATATACTATGGTGTACCCATTAAGTGAAGGGCCGATCATGACAGTACCGGGTGGCTATTCTGCGGGCACGCTGTTGACGGTCAAGATCACCAAGGTCCTGAGTGCAGGCCTGCTTCTGGGGAGAGTCGTTCACTGA
- the hypD gene encoding hydrogenase formation protein HypD, whose protein sequence is MLDFKKFRDPHYAEAIVREIQRRSKGKKIRIVHVCGTHEDTISSNGLRALLPENISLVAGPGCPVCVCAAEDVDKIVELARQGHIITTFGDMIQVPSTTSSLEKERMKGADVRVVYGINDAVEIARENPDREVIFMGAGFETTAPTFAVEILRGPPENFSLFTSLKVIPPAMEILVHIEGFAVDGFITPGHVSTIIGTKVYEPLAEKHHVPCVAAGFEPLDVLEAVRMILVQIEEGRATSENEYRRVVRPEGNPVALKMLEDAFYIDDAPWRGLGVIKKSGYYLHERFADHDARKKFEFPPMESVDILPGCQCHKVILGILDPEDCPLFGKQCTAAEPYGPCMVGHEGTCRIRYLNMNL, encoded by the coding sequence ATGCTCGACTTCAAGAAATTCCGTGATCCTCATTATGCAGAGGCAATTGTTCGAGAGATCCAACGTCGCTCCAAAGGGAAAAAGATTCGAATCGTCCATGTCTGTGGCACTCACGAGGACACGATCAGTAGTAATGGTCTCCGGGCGCTTCTTCCTGAAAACATCTCACTCGTTGCGGGTCCGGGATGCCCAGTCTGTGTCTGTGCTGCCGAAGATGTCGATAAGATCGTAGAACTTGCACGACAGGGACATATCATTACAACATTTGGTGACATGATACAGGTTCCCTCGACCACCTCGTCGCTTGAAAAGGAACGGATGAAAGGGGCTGATGTGCGAGTCGTATATGGAATCAACGATGCCGTTGAGATAGCCCGCGAGAACCCCGACAGAGAGGTCATTTTCATGGGAGCGGGTTTTGAGACCACTGCTCCAACATTCGCAGTAGAGATACTGAGAGGCCCTCCCGAGAACTTCTCGCTCTTCACCTCACTAAAGGTAATCCCTCCAGCAATGGAGATCCTTGTGCATATCGAGGGGTTTGCTGTTGATGGCTTCATAACTCCAGGTCATGTGAGCACGATCATTGGTACGAAGGTCTACGAACCACTTGCGGAGAAGCATCATGTTCCCTGTGTTGCAGCAGGGTTTGAGCCATTAGATGTGCTCGAAGCAGTAAGGATGATACTGGTCCAGATCGAGGAGGGACGCGCAACCTCTGAAAACGAGTACAGGAGAGTGGTCCGTCCTGAGGGGAACCCCGTTGCTCTCAAGATGCTGGAGGACGCATTCTATATCGATGATGCTCCATGGCGAGGTCTCGGTGTGATAAAGAAGTCGGGATATTATCTACACGAGAGATTTGCGGATCACGATGCCCGTAAGAAGTTCGAGTTCCCACCAATGGAGTCTGTAGATATTCTTCCCGGATGCCAATGTCACAAAGTCATTCTTGGAATATTAGACCCTGAAGACTGCCCATTATTTGGAAAACAGTGCACGGCCGCTGAACCCTACGGCCCCTGTATGGTCGGTCATGAGGGAACATGCAGAATACGTTATCTGAACATGAACCTCTAA